CTGAAACAGCAGCTTTTCTGCCAAATTTAAGATAAGGGGATGACATCAGGCACAACTGcagtgcaattaaaaaaaaaaaataatgaggaGTGTATTTTATGTTGGTCTTTTAAACTGGCATTGCTAAATCTGTGGTAACAGTTGAATCTCATCACATTGACAGAATGAGGGCTGATAAATTTAGCAGTTTTAACTCTCCCTAAAGTGCTCAGAGACCTGAAGTCAAGCAGAAATAGCATTTCTCTTATCTAATTACATGAATAGGAGAATGTCGTCAGTTTTGTTGTCCCTGTAAATGTAACAGAGCAGGTGTCTTTACTCTGGAAACCTGCCACATGTGttcattaattcattaaaaaggCCTGGAGATTTGCCAATATGTTGCATTGGTTAGATGAGTCCAATACTGAActttatggggaaaaaaaaggaggtgGGGcatggaagatggatggagatgTGCTGGTCGAAGAATCAGCATGACGACAACCGTAAACAGTCAACCGGAGCACCAGTGGTTTTGGATCAAAGCACAcgcatgtgttagaatggcctagttaaaggtCTGGACTAAAATCCAATGGAGAATCTGCGGCAAGACTTGATAATTGATCTTCAGACaggctctccatccaatctgaccgAGTTTGAGCAAAAGTGGAATGGGCTAAAATTGCTGTGCCTGCAGACGTGTAAAAGTTGGTGGAGACATTTCCCAGAAGGAAGTTCAGAGTTCAGGGTTTGGGGTCAGAGGTTAATGCAAATGTACGCCtcaatgttttgattttatatttcatgtgGCTATTGTGCCACATTAAAAGCATGGTTAGATAAGTTGAGGTTTGTGGGTGTAGCGTGTCAAACTACTATTGCGACGCACTGTGAGCACTAATGCTTTTCTGTGGCCAGTAATTATATAAAGCATATGATGTTTGCCATCTTTTATTGGATTCTGTAACATGAATCCATAGAAAAATAGAGATTTCACAGAAAATACTTTGAGGCTGTTCATTGTGGCTCTCGGTAATCTATTTTGCGACCTTGCAGCTCTTTCTACGTGATGTCAGATCTGTACGACTGTTCAATAACACTTTGCGTTTAATAGCCTTGCACCATGAAGGGTTCAGCGTGTGATTTATGCATGACTGGATCTGTGGCAGGAAGCAAATAATCAacgttttttttaacaaaacaaactgctttCAAGTCTACACGTTGGGTTGTATTAATCAGATTTGTCAGGGTGGAAAACGAAAGCAGAACGCCTCATCCCCGTTTGCACACCAGTGCCTCCCTCATTCACTCCCATTTTGAAACAGATGTGTGAAACCAGCAGCATTTACGGTTGCTCAACGCCGCCGTGTGTTTGTCTCCTGCGTCCACCAGATGTTTGTTGTCCTCCTCCACacgtaaaaaaaaccccccaaaacaaaacccTGAGAAAGATCCTGATAGGAAGCAGAACCTCGTCTCTCACCATCCACATCAGCATTCCACCTCGAATGCCCCGGACTCCCCCGGTCCGGTCCAGAGACAGCGCCGGGTGGGTTGGTGAATACCTCAGCGACCCAGTTATGCAACCGGTGGGATTGTGGGATTCCCGAAGTTGGCCGAGTTCCACCTGCATTCCCCGTGGGTTCAAAGTGTCACTTTTCACACGACCCACTCACACGGACGCACAAAGAAAAGCTGCCAACCCAAATCTTTTCCCCTCCCCTGACATGTTTAACACAGTCTGACCCACATAAAGAAAATCCCTATGTGAACTAACTTTCACATAGTTTAAGTCACAGCAGACTAACCTCTTGACCAGTTTTTGTCCAGAAAGGTAGAGATTTTGTCAAACAGGCGCGATGACGGTACAAATAACGTCCCATGCAGAGGAACATGATGTGACTGAACCAGATGTAAACAAATCATCTGATTATTTCTGAGTGGCTCCTCTGTATAACGAAGTACCATGTGAGAAACTGTTCCCCAGAAATAAGGCTGGTTTTCTGGTGGTCTTGGATCTAAGGGGGAGCTTGTGTAACCAGATTAGGGGCGGTTAGTTTTAGGCCTGAGGGTCATAGAGGGTCGGCCGGCTTTTACgctgccattttgaaaaatctgtccGGCCTGAAGCAGTCAAGTTCCTCATTCAAATGTTTGGGATGCTGAAACCACCTGGAAGCAACCCAAGTTGTTTCCATGATCAAAATCACAAACGGGTCTTCAAGATCTGATTACTGCTGAGGTGTAGGGGGAAAATGTGTTAGCAGTAAACATAAGACATGTATAATCAGAAATAAGTGACTGAAACTCAGATAGTGTGATTGAAGCCTCAGTAATGAATTATTTGAGCCACTATAGGTTTCATAAcaacatgtaaaagaaaatatgttaacTACAAACAgcaacttttattaaaagtaaatctTAAGGTGTCAATATTAGAATATAACACTTATTCTGACggatctaaaaacagaaaaatgcctACAATGCCCCCTAGTGGTCGAGTTCACACATCAGCAATTGAgaacaaacaagaaattaaCTTTTGAATGTCGCTAATATTTTGAAGCATTGACATGTAAGTTGTTCTGTTTGCCTACTCCAGTTgcctttattttgtaaagtgctGCAAagtaagctttttttattttaaaaaaaagggcatCGTACCTTTTTCTAAGACAGAGgaacaaacatatttaactgagttttttaaaagttttttctttgtttaaataaatgatacAAAGATTTAAATACAACTCATAGTATTTATAGCAACTAGTCACTTTATACAGTCATGGATTAAGTGCCAGAAAGATATTGGCTCCAAGCAATAGAGAATAAAAGTTGTTCTCCATCACTTACAAACAGTGCCAGTTACATTTGTGTTGGTAGAAACACAATACACAATTTGATCactattttgttttatgcagCCACTGCACATTATCAGTTCAGCTTTACTGCTATtttaagttgatttattttccaaaacacattagagaaaattgaaaagtggaggaaaattctgattttattttgtaattttacaactttttttaaaagtaaatagttCCTAGCTAAGTAAGGGACttaaaagataataaatatgGTTGAAACTAGATGATTTTTCCACAGAAAAGTGGATCTGGTGGTTTCGCTGAAGGCCGAGCGACTCTGTTTCTGTAGGTATCACAGTTGAAGTTGGTGATGATCTGCACAGCTCTGGATTCTGAccagtaaataaagtttatttagttcagaaacatcaaaacaacaagaagttCAAGATTTAcgtttaaattaaatccaagctgaacattacagcattcactccaaCTGACcagcaaatcgcttgtgttgagtcgttaactttacagcagtccctcaCACAgggcatgcatgtagcgacagtgaaGAGGAAGAACTCTCTTCTAACAGGAACAAGccaaccggaaccagaaccgggctcattaccagcagccatctgccacgaccgactggagctgagagaagatggagcagagacacaacaacaggtcaactgatcaggagaactttccatgttcgtggaaatgaaaaggagagggagaacggttaggtgatggcagcatcatatCAGCCAATgcccttttccaggaagcaaccacagctaGTCAACAACAGACCCGGTGTagcttctgtggagagaaaaataactgaaaaagtaaaaagctttGTTTCTAACTAAACTGATTGACTAAACAGCACCACCTTCTGGCCTCTCTCCAGATCACTTCTGGAGTAGGGAACTGTttctggctttgtttttttcccctctgtgggctgccaccttatcgtggtggaggggtttgagtgtcccagtgatcctaggagCCGTCAGAGGCTTCGTGCCTCTATTTGGGTCTGGTCTGCTGGGGCAAAcgggtcctaggtgagggagcggaccaagagcagcccaaagatcGCTTAGGAATATAAACACAGAATGTTCCTATTTAGAGATGGCGATATAGACAGGGTACCCTCTCACAACCAGAGCTACAGAAAGAAGTCAGAGTTTCTCCCAGTGTTTTATCAGCCTGGTGGGTTTTCTAAGATTTTGtaagaacattttattgtttcctcaaaaacagtttttctgcagcaaacaaaaacctcaccaaaaaatattttcactggcATAAAGAGCATAAGTGTATTAACAATATATTTGCGCCATATTGAATTACCCTGTTTTAACTCTCAATGGCATGAACCATTtctataaaatgctataaaagtACTATAAAATgcaatatgttaaaatataatatgcCTGGAGGTTTTGCAAATGCTTTTGAAATCTGTAGccatggggtttttttttcagcaccAGATTTACTCTGGTGCTGAAGCTGCACCAGAGTAAATCTACTCTCCAAAAGTGCTtgttggagtaaaaaaaaaaaactcaaacaaaaacaaacctcaaCATTCAGGGacaattaaaaactgtttatttttggtaTTCCTCAAAATCGTACCAGAAAACAGGATATAACAGAAGTAAAAAGACAACACAGGAAACCCAAAATCACCTTAACTTTAGAGCGAGTGCACAACAAAATGTTACTGTGGAAAGTGGGAACGTTTGCCAATCACCACAGTGCcgtgaaaaattatttgtatttaaagatttcttcctttttttgcctatttttttttttaaatcacttttacatgtttcagatgatcaaacattttcattgaaaGAAAAGAtaaccaaattaaaaacaaaattgttttcacattatttgatttattagaGGGAAAATATGTATTCAAACCAACCCGGCCTTCTGTGATTATGGGTTTAAATAAGAGATTAGTTCATCGCTGAGATCGCTCTGATTGTCCAAATCCTCCCCCTCGTCTCCTCCCACCAGCAGGTATGTGTgcacatgcttttttttaaaaataataaactatatCATCGCACTAGAAGGGAAGATTATTGTTTGTCTATAAAATATCTTTCAAGTTACTGAgattttgcattttcattttgcgTGTTTTAAGATTTTCCCAGACGTCcttttgtaatgtttgttaaaTGTTACAATTGTTGAGACGGTTGATttgaattttgtattttgattttgtttgtatcTCGAAGAATTTCATTATGccttttttgtaatgtttgtaaaagtatgattttattgtcatgtttGTGGTGTGAACTCCCGGAAGAATAGACTCCACTATGATAAATACTAACAGGGAcccttaaataaacaaaactcgttaaataagaataaaaaataaggtCTCTTTGTTTTGCTAAGGACTTTTCATATCATCCGGGCTTATTATTAAACGTAACTGGCTATTCTGATGACTTAAAAGGAATTTCAGAAACTTTGTATTTGAACTGAAATaattaagataaattaaatacaaCGTTAACTTTctatatgcatttttaaaaaatcagcaaatataaatatctttataactgtacaaaaacaaacttaaattgTCAACCAGTTGCTCCTTCTATAAAGTCATTCTCTTCATAAAACACTCGCCCTTCACTTTTTCTGAGCGTGGGTGCCCAGGTGGGATTTGAGGTGGCCGCTCTGCAGGAAGCCCCTCCCACAGACGTCACACCTGTACGGTCTCTCTCCCGTGTGGCTCCTCATGTGCTTCTTCAGGTGGCCGCTGTGGGTGAAGCTCTTGCAGCACAGCGAGCAGCGGAAGGGCTTCTCGCCCGTGTGGATCCTCATGTGGATCTTCAGGTCCCCCTTGCGTCGGCACTCTTTGCCGCAGACGTGGCAGCGGTGCAGCTTCAGCCCCGCGTGGCCCGCCAAGTGCTCCTTCAGCGAGGTCGTGCTCCTGAACAGCTTTCCGCACAGGGGGCAGCACTTGGAGTTCTCGTGGGACCTGCGGTGCACGTCGAGGCTCTCGGCGGACTCGAAGGTCCCGCCGCACACGGCGCACAGGACGCCGACGTCTCTGGAGTGGGCTTGGAAGGCGTGGTTCATCAGGAGGTGGCTGGAGGGGAAGGAGTCGCCGCACAAAGAGCACCGGTAGTCGGCTCCGGGTGAGTTCAGGTGGGATGAATCCGAGTCTCTAGGCGAGACGAAGCTAGACTGGCCCTGTTCCGTTAGGTCGGGTGGAAAAACGGCCGCAGCGTCATCTTGTGGAGGAGGTTTGACCTCTGCCGACTTCACTTCCTGGGGCTCCTGAAACTCGTCGGGTTCGGAGTTTTGAATCCAACAATGCCTGGGTGGTTTTGCATCTTCCTGCTCAAGCTCCTCCCCGACAGAAGCTTGAGGAAGATTTAAGGCATCTTCATTGACGCCTGGCTGGTGTTGCTCCTCCTGATCAGCAGCCCAGAGCTCGTCCTGGTCTTCCTCTTTAATGTGGTGAAGCTCCGGAATCCACTGGGCTCCCTCACGGAGCCGGGACTCGCAAGGCGTTTGGTCTTTGGTCTGAGGAACGtctgaaagagaaaaggaaCCTTTTAGTTTCAAGTCCTCAATTTACATTCAACGCAATCATACTTCTTGAAAATATCAACCAGAAAACAAGGAATGTAGCAGCATATTCATATCCGCTGACGAGTTTGTTCATTTCCTGGTAAAACTTTATAAATGTAAGTAATAATCTTCACAATAAACATACGACAGCTATTTTTACACTGGTCCACATCCATGGACAGGCAAATGAATGGACTGATGGTGGTTTATAGGGAATCTCTGGCTCAATAGGGTTGAGAAGTTGTCTTTCAATCAAAGTTTTGGGTGTGATTCATCTTGTCACGTGTTGCTGTTACCCTGAGCAATGCATTTGTCACCAGGTTGCCAACTGAACTGGGCGACTAGATGGATGTGTAAAACCTTTAAGCAACGGACTCGAGCCTGGAATTACAAAAacctttctttgttgttttttgatcCAAGCATGGAAAATACCTCAACCAAATTCCACAGTTTCCGACCTGCACAAAAACCCTACAAATAAAACGGGTGAACCAGGTTTTGAGAATACAACGTCAGAGaagatataaagaaaaagaaagagtaaCATCAGGCACAGAGGTCAACCAAAACACTTTCTCACGTAGCAGGAAACCAGGTGGCTGTTCTACCAGCTGGTCATGATGAGAAACAGGAAGCTTCACAACCTGAGGTACAGATAGAGTCCCAACAGCGATGGAAACCATCAGGATCTGTGATCCATCGGCTCTTCAATACTTTCTCTCTCCGTCATTCCATTGTGTCACATATAACTTAATACTTACATGATGatgaaaatatgtatatatttcttatttaaaactaaacacattAGAAAATAACTCTAAAATCTCCTCACTGTAGCCAGTTTATTTCCACAGCTACACAGAGAGACATGCATCTACTGCTAATATATGGTAGAATTGTCCTGGATAAtgataaatataatattttaaacattaggAGTTAAAGAGACAGTGTTGTactatttgtttagttttataaatgaaCTGAAGGGCTGGAATGATATCGGTAAAAGCCTAGAAATCGTGCaataagcaacattttgaaGCAGAGATACCCGGAGAACCGTGCTGGTTCTGTCGCTTGTACGGATCTGGACAGTGGTGCTGTTCCGTGTTTTGGACCCCGTCCGCCCCGTGGGGTCAGCAGCGGTGAACACACCTGTCCTCTGactctgcagctccagcagcaaaGCTTGTAGCCGATCGATCTCCTGCTTGGAGTTGGACGCTTCTTCTTCGTATTTGGCGATCGCTCCTTCGAAAACCTCCAGGATTTCTCCGAGCACCGCCGTGAGCCGCTCGTTCACGAAGGCCCTGAGCAGCAGCGGAGAC
The Xiphophorus hellerii strain 12219 chromosome 22, Xiphophorus_hellerii-4.1, whole genome shotgun sequence genome window above contains:
- the LOC116712535 gene encoding zinc finger and SCAN domain-containing protein 2-like; translated protein: MKMSPLLLRAFVNERLTAVLGEILEVFEGAIAKYEEEASNSKQEIDRLQALLLELQSQRTDVPQTKDQTPCESRLREGAQWIPELHHIKEEDQDELWAADQEEQHQPGVNEDALNLPQASVGEELEQEDAKPPRHCWIQNSEPDEFQEPQEVKSAEVKPPPQDDAAAVFPPDLTEQGQSSFVSPRDSDSSHLNSPGADYRCSLCGDSFPSSHLLMNHAFQAHSRDVGVLCAVCGGTFESAESLDVHRRSHENSKCCPLCGKLFRSTTSLKEHLAGHAGLKLHRCHVCGKECRRKGDLKIHMRIHTGEKPFRCSLCCKSFTHSGHLKKHMRSHTGERPYRCDVCGRGFLQSGHLKSHLGTHAQKK